From Nicotiana tabacum cultivar K326 chromosome 15, ASM71507v2, whole genome shotgun sequence, the proteins below share one genomic window:
- the LOC107770189 gene encoding dynamin-related protein 3A-like isoform X2: MGKKSNSNGDVLQSKNSTCFIGSSVIPLINKLQDIFAPLGDIDDRLTGLRLPQVAVIGSQSSGKSSVLEALVGRDFLPRGTDICTRRPLLLQLEKRTIGVGDNDSREYGEFGHLPDKRFYDFSDIRCEILVETEKEVGVKKGVSDKQIRLKICSPNVLNITLVDLPGITKVPVGDQPSDIEARIRNMIMSYIKQETSIILAVSPANADLANSDALQMAKEVDPTGTRTIGVITKLDIMDKGTDARNFLLGKVIPLRLGYIGVVNRSQQDINNKRSIEEALAYEEQFFRDYHVYHGLSDRCRIPQLAKKLNQILEQHIRNVLPTLKTDLNSHLVAVEKELRTYGEALESNAERGAMLLNVLTKYSEAFSAVVDGKSEAITTKELSGGARIHHIFQSIFVKSLEEVDPCEDLSDEDIRIAIHNATGPRNALFVPEVPFEVLVRRQIARLLDPSLQCLRFVYDELIKISRACETFEMRRFLELRRRLEDVTARFLRDGVKPAERMITNLIDMEMDYINSSHPNFIGGTKAVDMAQMELRAMQEGDDADKDPAANKGHKLATVAKFLNGALPSQVGRTQSDNDRVASVDE, from the exons ATGGGCAAGAAATCAAACTCAAACGGCGACGTTTTACAATCTAAAAATTCCACATGCTTCATCGGCTCATCGGTGATTCCGTTAATCAACAAGCTTCAGGATATTTTCGCACCGCTCGGCGACATCGACGATCGTCTCACCGGTCTCCGGCTGCCGCAAGTGGCGGTGATTGGGAGTCAGAGTAGCGGCAAGTCCAGTGTACTTGAGGCTTTAGTTGGCCGTGACTTCCTTCCACGCGGCACAGATATTTGTACACGTAGACCGTTACTTCTTCAGCTTGAAAAACGCACTATAGGAGTTGGTGATAATGATTCTCGTGAATATGGCGAGTTTGGTCACCTCCCTGATAAACGATTCTACGATTTCTCCGATATTCGCTGTGAAATTCTG GTTGAAACAGAAAAAGAAGTGGGAGTTAAGAAGGGGGTTTCGGATAAACAAATTCGGTTAAAAATCTGCTCTCCCAATGTTCTCAATATAACTCTTGTTGATCTACCTGGAATCACTAAAGTTCCTGTCGGTGACCAACCCAGTGATATTGAAGCAAGGATCAGAAATATGATAATGTCCTATATAAAACAAGAAACTTCAATCATATTGGCTGTTTCTCCTGCAAATGCTGATTTGGCTAATTCTGATGCACTACAAATGGCTAAAGAGGTGGATCCAACTG GTACCCGTACAATTGGTGTAATAACTAAG CTAGATATAATGGATAAGGGTACCGACGCGAGAAACTTTCTGCTGGGAAAAGTTATTCCACTTCGTTTAGGTTATATCGGTGTTGTCAACCGTAGTCAACAG GATATTAACAATAAGCGTTCTATTGAAGAAGCACTTGCTTATGAGGAGCAATTCTTCCGTGATTATCAT GTGTACCATGGTTTATCTGATCGTTGCAGAATCCCCCAGTTGGCGAAGAAGCTAAATCAG aTTCTGGAGCAGCACATTCGAAATGTTCTCCCCACTTTGAAGACTGATTTAAATTCTCATCTTGTAGCTGTTGAAAAGGAGTTACGTACTTACGGGGAGGCTTTGGAATCAAAC GCAGAAAGAGGGGCCATGCTGTTAAATGTTCTGACAAAATACTCTGAAG CATTTTCTGCAGTGGTGGATGGAAAAAGTGAAGCAATAACAACCAAAGAATTGTCAGGGGGAGCACGGATTCATCACATATTCCAGTCAATTTTTGTAAAGAGCCTGGAG GAAGTGGATCCTTGTGAAGATCTAAGTGACGAGGATATAAGAATAGCTATCCACAATGCAACTGGTCCAAGAAATGCGTTATTTGTGCCAGAG GTCCCATTTGAAGTTTTGGTTAGAAGACAAATAGCTAGGCTGCTAGATCCCAGCCTCCAGTGCTTGCGATTTGTCTATGATGAGCTTATCAAG ATTAGTCGTGCTTGTGAAACATTTGAAATGCGTCGCTTCCTAGAGTTAAGAAGGCGACTAGAGGATGTCACTGCAAGGTTTCTACGAGATGGTGTAAAACCCGCTGAAAGAATGATAACAAATCTTATTGATATGGAG ATGGATTATATAAATTCCTCGCATCCCAATTTTATTGGTGGGACAAAAGCGGTTGATATGGCTCAAATGGAACTGAGGGCTATGCAG